One window of the Melopsittacus undulatus isolate bMelUnd1 unplaced genomic scaffold, bMelUnd1.mat.Z mat_scaffold_541_arrow_ctg1, whole genome shotgun sequence genome contains the following:
- the LOC117438647 gene encoding SWI/SNF-related matrix-associated actin-dependent regulator of chromatin subfamily A containing DEAD/H box 1-like, with protein MTKTTGLTEDIVWNCKTLLKERDVVLKLMNKCEDISRKLTKQITRLTVDGACSWNIPQPSILNKSFVLKPYQKVGFNWLALLHKHRLNGILADEMGLGKTIQAIAFLAYLYQKGSTGPHLIVVPVSTLDNWTKEVNLWCPDLKVLLYYGSQEDRKRLRGEIIHKMVDFNVIITTYNCAISSSDDRGLFRRLKLYYAIFDEGHMLKNMSSARYQHLMTINAQHRLLLTGTPVQNNLLELMSLLNFVMPHMFSSSTAEIRRMFSSKTNAEEQTTYEKERIAHAKRIIKPFILRRVKDEVLKQLPPKKEFTELCAMSEKQEQLYCDFLKNLKKNIQSNERKSDMRNVMMQLRKMANHPLLHRQYYTNDKLRKMSKLMLKEPTHCDADPVLIFEDMTVMTDFELHLLCEQFSHINKFKLDTDLILDSGKFETLDHILSDLKEKGDRVVLFSQFTMMLDILEVFLKQKQHRYLRLDGKTQISDRIHLIDEFNNNNDIFVFLLSTKAGGLGINLTSANVVILHDIDCNPYNDKQAEDRCHRVGQTREVKVIKLISKGTVEEHMLKISEQKLKLEQDMTAADSGEEGAIPADIATLLKASLGL; from the exons ATGACTAAGACAACTGGTTTGACTGAAGACATAGTGTGGAACTGCAAAAcgctgctgaaggagagggacGTGGTTCTAAAGCTCATGAATAAATGTGAAGACATTTCAAGGAAACTGACAAAACAAATAACCAGACTTACTGTAGATGGAGCATGCAGTTGGAACATTCCTCAACCTTCCATTCTGAATAAGAg TTTTGTTCTCAAGCCATATCAGAAGGTTGGTTTTAACTGGCTAGCACTACTGCATAAACACAGATTGAATGGCATATTGGCTGATGAAATG GGCTTAGGAAAGACAATTCAAGCTATTGCATTTCTAGCTTATCTTTACCAGAAGGGCAGTACGGGTCCGCATTTGATTGTTGTGCCGGTTTCAACATTAG ATAACTGGACAAAAGAAGTTAATCTGTGGTGTCCTGATCTGAAAGTCCTTCTTTACTATG gATCCCAAGAAGATAGGAAACGTCTCAGAGGGGAAATAATTCATAAAATGGTCGATTTTAATGTGATTATAACTAC TTACAACTGTGCCATTAGCAGCTCAGATGATAGAGGACTGTTTCGCAGATTGAAACTTTACTATGCAATTTTTGATGAAGGTCATATGCTCAAGAACATGAGCTCTGCACGCTACCAGCACCTTATGACAATTAAT GCACAGCATCGCTTACTGCTGACTGGGACTCCGGTTCAGAATAATCTGCTGGAATTGATGTCCCTCTTGAATTTTGTCATGCCACATAtgttcagcagtagcacagCTGAAATCCGAAGGATGTTCTCTTCAAAAACA AATGCTGAAGAACAAACCACATATGAAAAAGAGAGGATTGCACATGCAAAACGGATAATAAAACCGTTCATCTTGAGAAGAGTAAAAGATGAG GTCCTTAAACAACTACCTCCCAAAAAAGAATTCACTGAATTGTGTGCCATGTCCGAGAAACAGGAACAACTATACTGTGATTTCCTaaaaaatttgaagaaaaatattcagagtAATG AGAGAAAGTCTGATATGAGAAACGTGATGATGCAACTTAGAAAAATGGCTAATCACCCTCTCTTACATCGCCAGTATTACACGAATGACAAGCTTAGGAAAATGTCCAAGCTTATGCTCAAG GAACCCACACATTGCGATGCTGACCCTGTCCTTATCTTTGAAGATATGACGGTAATGACGGATTTTGAGCTGCATTTACTTTGTGAGCAATTCTCTCACATCAATAAGTTCAAGTTAGACACAGACCTGATCTTGGATTCCGGAAAGTTTGAGACACTGGACCACATTCTTTCTGACCTTAAAGAGAAG GGAGACAGAGTTGTATTGTTTAGCCAATTTACTATGATGCTGGATATCTTAGAAGTTTTcctaaaacaaaagcaacacagaTACTTAAGATTGGAtggaaaaacacagatttctgaCCG GATACATCTAATAGATGAGTTCAATAACAATAACGACATATTTGTATTCCTCCTGTCAACCAAAGCTGGTGGATTGGGAATTAATCTGACCTCGGCAAATGTTGTTATTCTTCATGACATTGACTGCAACCCATACAATGACAAACAAGCAGAAGACCGATGCCACAGGGTAGGACAGACAAG GGAAGTGAAAGTCATAAAGCTAATCAGTAAGGGGACTGTTGAAGAACACATGCTCAAAATCAGCGAGCAGAAACTGAAGTTAGAACAAGATATGACTGCAGCAGATTCAG GTGAAGAAGGAGCCATCCCAGCGGATATAGCCACGCTATTAAAAGCTTCATTAGGTCTCTAA
- the LOC117438646 gene encoding hematopoietic prostaglandin D synthase encodes MPQYKLTYFNLRGRAEISRYLFAYSGKKYEDHRIEAADWPKIKPTIPFGKIPILEVDGVTIHQSLAIARYLARESGLAGQTPVEQALADAIVDTIDDFMTLFPWAEKNQDVRKQAFDNILTNKAPELLKDLDTFLGNNTWLVGKSVTWADFYWDVCSTTLLSCKPDLADNYPRLLALRDRVQALPAIAAWIQKRPKTIM; translated from the exons ATGCCTCAGTACAAGCTGACATACTTCAATCTGCGAGGACGAGCAGAAATCAGCCGCTACCTGTTTGCTTACTCAGGCAAGAAGTATGAAGACCACAGGATAGAAGCAGCAGACTGGCCCAAAATCAAACCAA CTATCCCATTCGGCAAAATCCCCATTCTGGAAGTAGACGGAGTTACCATTCACCAGAGCCTGGCCATAGCAAGATACCTTGCCAGAGAATCAG GTCTGGCAGGTCAGACACCTGTGGAACAGGCACTTGCTGATGCCATTGTGGACACCATTGATGATTTCATGACACTGTTCCCTTGGGCAGAGAAAAACCAGGACGTGAGA AAACAAGCATTTGATAATATCCTCACGAACAAAGCACCCGAGTTACTGAAAGACTTGGATACTTTCTTAGGGAATAACACCTGGCTGGTAGGGAAGTCT GTAACATGGGCAGATTTCTACTGGGATGTGTGCAGTACGACACTTCTGTCCTGCAAACCTGACCTGGCAGACAACTACCCCAGGCTGCTGGCTCTCAGGGACAGAGTGCAAGCACTTCCAGCCATTGCAGCCTGGATCCAGAAAAGGCCCAAGACTATAATGTAG